A genomic segment from Verrucomicrobiota bacterium encodes:
- a CDS encoding ATP-binding protein: MSSCPTINKALRFTYIIRQKNLNFKLLSLETGVGRAIILTSNKAFSHWADVFCEDAAMASAALDRLLHRSTALNIKGQSFRLKEKKKAGSD, from the coding sequence ATGAGTTCCTGTCCTACCATAAATAAAGCTCTACGTTTTACATATATAATTCGTCAAAAAAATCTAAATTTTAAATTATTATCTCTAGAAACAGGCGTTGGCCGAGCTATTATCCTCACCAGCAACAAAGCTTTTAGTCATTGGGCTGATGTCTTCTGCGAAGATGCTGCTATGGCTAGTGCGGCTCTCGATAGACTCCTTCACCGTTCTACAGCCCTAAACATCAAAGGACAAAGTTTCCGCCTAAAGGAAAAGAAAAAGGCCGGGTCA